The DNA region ATGCCGCCGACCAGCGTCATCAGCACCACCTCGCCGGACATCTGCCAAGCGACGTCGGTGAGCGAGGCGAGCTGGAACACCACCGTCTTCATCGCCCCGGCCATGCCGGCCAGCGTCGCCGACAGCACGAAGGCGAGGAGCTTGTAGCGCTCGACGCGATAGCCGAGCGAGATGGCGCGCGGCTCGTTCTCGCGGATCGCCTTCAGCACCTGCCCGAACGGCGAATGCACGATGCGGTAGATGAGCAGGAAGGCGGCGAGGAACAGCGCCAGCACGATGAAATAGAGCACCGTGTCGTCGGTGGTCGGGATGACGCCGAACAGCGGCCGGCGCGGAATGGCCTGGATGCCGTCCTCGCCGCCGGTGAACGGCGTCTGCAGGCAGAAGAAGAAGAACATCTGCGCCAGCGCCAGCGTGACCATGGCGAAATAGATGCCCTGGCGGCGGATGGCGAGCCAGCCGACCGCGGTGCCGAGCAGCCCCGCGAACGCCATGCCGGCGAGAATGCCGAGCTCCGGCGTCAGCCCCAGCGTCTTGATGCCGTAGCCGCACACATAGGCGGCGCCGCCGAAGAACATGGCGTGGCCGAACGACAGCAGGCCGACATAGCCGATGAGCAGGTTGAAGGCGCAGGCGAACAGCGCAAAGCACAGCACCTTCATCAGGAACACCGGATAGGCGAAGAACGGCGCGACGACGCCCACCGCCACCATCGCCGCGAGCAGCCACAGGAAGGTGGCGCCGCCGCCCTGGCGCCGGGCCGCGGCCGGCGCACCGGCCGGCGTCCCGGTCGTCTCCTCGGCCCTCACCAGCATCGTCTCCATCCTCGAAACTCTCGCGCACCCGTTATTATTTCGCCGTTCCGAACAGGCCCGCCGGCTTGATCAGCAGCACGATCGCCATGATCACGAACACCACGGTGTTGGAGGCCTCGGGGTAGAACACCTTGGTCAGTCCCTCGATCAGGCCGAGCCCGAAGCCGGTGACGATCGAGCCCAGGATCGAGCCCATGCCGCCGATCACCACCACCGCGAACACCACGATGATCAGGTTCGAGCCCATCAGCGGGCTCACCTGATAGATCGGCGCCGCCAGCACGCCGGCAAGGGCGGCGAGTCCGACGCCGAAGCCGTAGGTCAGGGTGATCATGCGCGGCACATTGACGCCGAACGCCTGCACCAGATCCGGCCGCTCGGTGGCGGCGCGCAGGTACGAGCCGAGCTTGGTGCGCTCGATCATGAACCACGTGCCGAGGCACACCACCAGCGACAGCACCACCACCCAGGCGCGGTAGTTGGGCAGGAACATGAAGCCGAGATTCTGGCCGCCCGGCAGCGGGTTCGGATAGGGCTGGCCGCCCGAGCCGAACTGGCTGCGGAAAACTCCCTCCAGGATCAGCGCCAGCCCGAAGGTGAGCAGCAGGCCGTAGAGGTGGTCGAGGTGGTAGATGCGCGACAGCAGGAGCCGCTCGACGACGATGCCGGTGGCGCCGACCAGCACCGGCGCCACCACCAGCGCCGCCCAATAGGGAATGCCGGCGAAGGTGAGCAGCATCCACGCCGCGAACGCGCCCATCATGTATTGGGCGCCATGCGCGAAATTGATGACGTTGAGCAGGCCGAAGATCACCGCGAGCCCGAGCGACAGGATCGCGTAGAACGCGCCATTGATCAGGCCCAGCAGGAGCTGGCCGAACAGCACCGCCGGCGGCACGCCGATCAGCTCGAACATTTTGGCGGCTCCTCAAACGGTCTTCGGCCGACGGTCGCGTAATAATCGTGGCTTGGAGCTTCGCTCTCTTTCCCTCTCCCCTTGCGGGAGAGGGTGGTGAGCGATCCCTAAGATCGCGAGGCGGGTGAGGGGTGACATCGAGCGGCTCGAAAATACCCCTCACCCGGCTCGGCCTTCGCTTCGCTCATCCTCGCCACCCTCTCCCACAAGGGGAGAGGGAAGGCGCGGCGGCGATCCGTGCGTCAGCTCCGCTTGACCAGCGGGCAGTCGCCCTGGTCGAGCGGCCGGAAGGCGTCCGCGGCCGGAATGGTGGCGCGCAGCTTGTAATAGTCCCACGGCGCCTTCGACTCGGCCGGCGTCTTGACCTCGAACAGATAGATGTCGTGGATCTTGCGGCCGTCGGCGCGGACCTGGCCCTTGCCGAACAGCTTGTCGTCGGTGGGCATCTCCTTCATCTTGGCCACCACCGCGGCGCCGTCGGCATCGCTGCCCAGCGCCTCGACCGCCTTGAGATAGTGCATCACCGCCGAATAGACGCCGGCCTGCACCATGGTCGGGTGCATGCCCTTGTTGTCGGCGGCGAACGCCTTGGCGAAGGCGCGGTCGTCGTCGGTGAGATCCCAGTACCACGCCGCGGTGAACACCAGGCCCTGCGCCGTCTTCAGGCCGAGCGAGTGGACGTCGGTGAGGAACACCAGCAGCGCCGCGAGGTTCTGCCCGCCCTGGGTGATGCCGAACTCGGCCGCCTGCTTGACCGAGTTGATGGTGTCGCCGCCGGCATTGGCGAGGCCGATGATCTTGGCGCCGGAGCCCTGCGCCTGCAGCAGGAAGGACGAGAAGTCCTGGGTCTGCAGCGGGTGGCGCACCTTGCCCAGTACCTTGCCGCCATTGGCCAGCACCACCGCCTCGGTGTCGCGCTCCAGCGCGTGGCCGAAGGCGTAGTCGGCGGTGACGAAGAACCACGTGTCGCCGCCGGTCTGCACCACCGCCTTGCCGGTGCCGTTGGCCAGCGCCCAGGTGTCGTAGGTCCAGTGGATGGTGTTGGGCGAGCACGCCTTGCCGGTGAGGTCCGAGCTCGCCGCGCCCGAATTGAGGAACACCTTGTTCTTTTCGCGGGTGATCTGGTTGACCGACAGCGCCACCGACGAGTTCGGCACGTCGACGATCATGTCGACGCCGTTCTGGTCGTACCATTGCCGGGCGATGTTGGAGCCGACGTCGGCCTTGTTCTGGTGGTCGGCGAACACGATCTCGACCTTCATGCCCTTGGCCGCCGCGCCGAAATCCTCGACCGCCTTGCGCGCCGCCCACACCGAGCCCTGGCCGGACATGTCGGCATAGAGCGCGGACTGGTCGTTGAGCACGCCGATCCTGACGACGCCGTCGGAATTCTGCGCGTTGGCCGTGGTGGCCGCGAGCGTCGCCGCGGCCGCCAACAGGATCGTCCGTATGCGCATGTGGTCTCCTCCCGATGGTTGTTGTTGAACGTCTGCTGCGGCGCGCGTCACACGCCGAGATAGGATGCGAGCTTGTCGCGGTTGGCCTCGATGTCGTCGTTGCGGAACATGTCGATCACCCGGCCGTGCTCGACGACGTAGTGGCGGTCGGCGACGGTGGAGGCGAAGTGGAAGTTCTGCTCCACCAGCACGATGGTGAAGCCCTTGTGCTTCAGCGTGCGCACCAGCTCGCCGATCTGCTGCACGATCACCGGCGCAAGGCCCTCCGTCGGCTCGTCGAGCAGCAGCAGCTTGGCGCCGGTGCGCAGGATGCGGGCGATCGCCAGCATCTGCTGCTCGCCGCCGGAGAGCTTGGTGCCCTGGCTGTAGCGCCGCTCCAGGAGGCGCGGAAACAGCTCGTAGACCTCGGCATCCGACAGGCCGCCCGGCTTGACCACCGGCGGCAGCAGCAGGTTCTCCTGCACGTTCAGGCCGGCGAAGATGCCGCGCTCCTCCGGACACAGCGCGATGCCGAGCCGCGCCACCTTGTTGGAGGGCAGGCCCACGGTCTCGACGCCATCGAAGCGGATCGAGCCCTTGCGGCTCTTCAGCATGCCCATGATGGCGCGCATGGTGGTGGTCTTGCCGGCGCCGTTGCGGCCGAGCAGCGTCACCACCTCGCCTTCGGGCACGGTGAAGGTCATGCCGTGCAGCACATGGGATTCGCCGTAATAGGCGTGGAGGTCCGACACTTCGAGCAGCGGCCGGTGCGCCGCCGCCACCGAGCCGGCTACACCGGCGTCCAGCGTGCCTGTCTGCATCGCGCCCGCCTCAGGCATGGCCGGTCCCCATATAGGCTTCCACCACCTCGGGATTGCTGGAGACCTCCGAATAGGGCCCCTCGGCCAGCACCTGCCCGCGCGCCAGCACGGTGATGGTGTCGGAGAGACCCGCCACCACCGACAGATTGTGCTCGACCATCAGCACGGTGCGGTTCTTGCCGCTCTGCCGGGCGACGCGCTGGATCAGCTCGGCGATGCGCCCGACATCCTCGTGGCCCATGCCGGAGGTCGGCTCGTCGAGCAGCAGCATCTCGGGGTCGAGCGCCAGCGTGGTGGCGATCTCCAGCGCCCGCTTGCGGCCATAGGAGAGGTCGGCGGCCGGCACATCGGCGAACTCGGCGAGGCCGACATCGTCGAGCAGCTCCATCGCCCGGCCGTCGAGCCGGCTGAGCGAGGCGTCCGAGCGCCAGAAATGGAACGAGGTGCCGAGCGGCCGCTGCAGCGCCACCCGCACATTCTCCAGCGCCGTCATGTGGCCGAAGGTGGCGGAGATCTGGAAGCTGCGCACCATGCCCAGCCGGGCGACGTCGGCGGGCCTGGTGTGGGTGATGTCGCGGCCATTGTAGAAGATCGCGCCGCGCGACGGCTCCAGGAACTTGGTCAGCAGGTTGAAGCAGGTGGTCTTGCCGGCGCCATTGGGGCCGATCAGGGCATGGACGGAGCCGCGCCGGATGCGCAGCGACACCGAGTCGACCGCGGTGAAGCCCTTGAAAACCTTGGTAAGGCCATCCGTCTCGACAATGAAGTCGCTCATGTCCTGCCTACGCTCTCCGCCGGCGTCTGGCGCGCCGCTGTCTGGAAAGCCCGCGTGTCATCCCATCCGGAAGATTACCATTAGGTCGCCCGGCAAGGTCAAGCCTGTTGCATCTGAAACCTTCGTCGCGGATCGGCGCGGCCAACGGCGGCCCGGGACGGCCTGGGGCGGCCTTTCCACCGTCCTTTGCCGCTCGCGCCCCCGCGATCCGCGCTATACCGGGCGCGCGGGCGAGCCGGCGTTGCCGGCTGGGCCGCGGCGGGGTCGAATGCGCAGGGTACCCGGTTCCGGACCCTGGTTTCATGGTCGTGTCGCGCGGCGGCGGCAAAGCTGCCGCCGGGCGCGTTCCGCGACGGATCGATCGGCGCCGGGAATGGGCGTCAGGAAAGGCCGCATGCCGTTTATCGAGAACAAGACCTATGACGAGATCGCGATCGGCGATTCCGCGCAGCTCGTCCGCCGGCTGACACTGCGCGACATCGAGATGTTCGCCGTGCTGTCGGGCGACGTGAACCCGGCGCATCTCGATCTCGAATACGCCAAGCACACGGTGTTCGGCGATCTGATCGGCCACGGCATGTGGGGTGCGGCGCTGATCTCGACGGTGCTCGGCACCCAGCTTCCCGGCCCCGGCACCATCTATCGCAGCCAGACGCTGTCGTTCAGCCGCCCGGTCAAGATCGGCGACCGGCTCACCGTCAAGGTCGTGGTGGCGCGCAAGGATCCGGAGAAGAAGCGCATCGGGCTCGACTGCACGGCGGTCAATGAGAGCGGCGAGACGGTGATCAGCGGCACGGCCGAGGTGGTGGCGCCGACCGTGAAGGTGAAGCGGCCGCCGGCCGAGCTGCCGACCGTGCGGCTGGAGCACCGGCGCCCGCGCCTGCAGCGCCTGCTCGATCTCGCCGCCGATCCGGCGCCGGTGCGCGCCGCGGTGGTCAATCCAATCGATGCCGATGCGCTCGACCTGGCGCTGCGGGCGGCGGAGGCCGGCCTGCTCAAGCCGGTGCTGGTCGGCCGCGCCGCGGTGATCCGCCGGGTCGCCGCCGATGCCGGCCTCGACATCGCCCCGTTCGATCTGGTGCAGGCCGACGACGAGCCGGCGGCGATCGACGCCGCCTTTGCGCTGGCCCGCGCCGGCAAGGTCGAAGCGATCGTCAACGGCTCGGTGCCGGAGGACGAGCTGATCGCCGCGGCCGCCGGCACGTTCGCCGGGCACGGCGCCCTCAGCCAGGTCATGGTGATGGACGTGCCGACCTATCCGCGGCCGCTGCTGATCACCGATACCGGCGTGCACGTGGCGCCGACGCTCACCGTCAAGCGCGACATCGTTCAGAACGCCATCGACCTCGCGCTCGCCATCGGCATCGCCTGCCCGCGGGTGGCGCTGCTGTCGGCGGGGGAGATGGTGACGCCGCGCGTGCCCTCGACGCTCGACGCCGCGCAACTGTGCAAGATGGCCGAGCGCTGCCAGATCGTGGGCGGCCAGCTCGACGGGCCGCTGTCGTTCGAGACCGCGGTGAACGAGGCGGCGGCGCGCGCCAAGGGGCTCACCTCGCCGGTGGCCGGCAATGCCGACATCCTGGTCGTGCCCAATCTGGAGGCCGGCGACATGCTGGCGATGGAGCTGCGCCATCTCGCCGATGCGCAGGCCGCCGGCATCCTGCTGGGCGCGCGCGTGCCGATCGTGCCGGCCGGCAGCGCCGAGACCGTGCCGAGCCGGCTGGTGTCGTGCGCGCTGGCGCTGCTGGTGGTGCAGGCGCGCGCCCGCGCCGGCTGACCCGCTCTACCCCATGCGGCGGCTCAAGAGGCGCGGCAGTGCGGCGATGTTGCCCGCCGCCAGCGTCTCGATCGCCTCGCGCCGGCGCAGTTGCGCGGCATCGAGCAGCATCTGGCCGGCCCAGCGATAGACGTTGCGGGTGCGCACCAGCGCCCGCATCTGGCGCATGCGCGCCTCCTGCTCGGCCACCGGCATGGTCAGCGCCCGGTTCATCGCGTCCGCCATGTCGTAGGCATAATAGGGATTGACGATCAGCCCCTCGACCAGCTCGCGCGATGCGCCGGCGAAGGTGGAGAGCACCAGCACGCCGCGCTCGTCGTCGCGGGCGGCGACGAACTCCTTGGCCACCAGATTCATGCCGTCGTGCAGGCTGGAGACCACGCAGAAGTCCGCCGCGCGGAACAGCTCGAACACCTCGGACGGCTGGTGGTGGCGGATCGACAGCACGACCGGCCGCCAATCGGGCGTGCCGTGGCGGGCATTGATCTCGTCGGCCAGCGCCACCGCCTCGTCCTGCAACGCGCGGTAGGAGGCGATCTTGCTGCGGGTGGGGGCCGCCGCCTGGATGAAGGTGAAGCGGCCGAGCCATTCCGGATGGTTCTGCAGCAGCGCATCGACGGCGTGCAGCCGGTCGACGATGCCCTTGGTGTAGTCGAAGCGCTCGATGCCGACGCCGATGCGCACGCCCTCGCCGAGGCCGAAGCGGCTGCGCACCGCCACGCCGCAGGCCGCCGCCGGCTTCTGGCCGGCCAGCGCCGAGGGCGGCCATTCGATCGAGATCGGATAGGGACGCACCAGCGTTTCATGGCCGCCGAGCGTGATCGAGCGCCGCTCGCGGTCGATGCGGCTCTCAACGAAGCGGTCCACCGTCTCGAAGAAGTTGTTGCAGTGGAAGTCGGTGTGGAAGCCGAGAATCGACGAGCCGAGCAGGCCGTCGATGATCTCCTCCTTCCACGGGCAGATGCCGAAGGTCTCGGCATTCGGCCACGGGATGTGCCAGAAGGTGACGATGGTGGCCTTGGGCAGGCGGTTGCGCACCATGCGCGGCAGCAGCGCGAAGTGATAGTCCTGCACCAGCACGATGGGATCGGGCGTCTTCGCCTCGCGCACCACGGCCTCGGCGAACATCTCGTTGACCTCGCGATAGTAGCGCCAGTCGCTCTCGCGGAAGGTCGGCCGCACGAAGGCGATATGGCACAGCGGCCACATGCCTTCGTTGGAGAAGCCGTAATAGTAGCCGTCCTGCTGCTCCTCGGTGAGCCAGAGCCGCCGCAGAGCGTAGCTCGGCGCGTCGGGCGGCACGGCAATGCGGTCGGCGGCGTCCACCGTGTCGCGGTCGGCGCTGCCGCTGCCATGGGCGATCCAGGTGCCGCCGCAGGCGCGGATCACCGGCTCGATCGCCGAGACGAGGCCGCTCGCCGGAATCTGGACGCTGATGCCGCCGCCCTCGATGTGGTTGTGGATGTAGGGCTCGCGGTTGGACACCACCAGCACCTCGGCGCCGGGCAGTTCGCTGCCCAGCGCCCGCTGCAGCGTCTCCGGCGTCCAGTCGATGTGGACGCCGTCGATGGTGCGGCGCACGAGATCGTACTGGTCGAGCGCCTCGCGCAACTCCGCCGGCAGGGCGGCCTCGGTATGGGGCGCATCGACCCGGCCGGCCCTGAGATCCTCCAGCGTGGCGCGTAGCGCCGTGCGCCAGTTGCGCACCAGCACCAGCATCGCCAGCCCCACCGCTCCGCTGACCAGCAGCGCCGCGATCACGGTCGCGGCCAGAATGTAGATTCGCGCCTTGTCGGAGCGCGCCTTGGCGTAGGTCAGGTCATGGACGATGACGACATGGCCCAGCGCGCCCTCGGCGAGCGGAAACGCCGAGACCAGCAGATCCTGGCTGTCGAGCCGGATCGGCATCGTGGTCTCGGCCTTGCCGCGCCGAATCGAGGCGCACAGCAGGCGCGACGGCATGGTCGAGGTCGGCGCCCGCATGCGGCCGTCCGGCTCGCAGATGCCGACCGCCTGCAGCCGCTCGTCGGTGATCAGGCGCGCAAACAGCGCCTGAAGCTCGGCGGCGGCCTCGGGCGAGGGATCGCGCGCCAGCTCCTCGATCTGGTCCTTGGCCGACAGCAGCACGATGCGGGCCCGCAACTGCACGTCGCCGCGGCTCCAGGTCTCGACCGCGACGCCGACCAGCGACGAGACGGTGAAGAGCACGCCCGCCCCGGCGATGGTGCCGAGCGCGATGAACACCGCCGGCCGCGGCACCCGCGCCAGCACCCGGTCGCGGAGGAATGACAGCGCACGCCACAGGGATGTCAGCGCCAGTTGAACACTGCTTTTCGAGGCATTCCAAACGTTGTTCGAAATCGTCATCGACCGGCCCCCCTGGTCCTGCTCCGGCCCCGGAGCATTTTCGGATCAGGCATGCCGCCGGTCATCTGCCCTCGACACGGGAGGACGATGACGCCGCGGCTGGCCTCGCGAGAGCCGACTGTCGATCGAGCCCCGGCTTCATGGAGCAATGTCGCCTTCTCCCGGTCACCTTCCTGATCACGTCGGGTCGTCTTATGTCGGGATTGTGGCAGAACGCCGGGCCGGTTCAGCCCAGGCTATGCCCCCGGACGCGAAGCGCCGCCAACAGCGCGGCGGTGCGCGGCGCCCGCCCCCCCGGCAGGGCATGCGCAACCTCCGGTGGACGGCCGGCAAGCTCGGCCGCGAGCAGCGCCAGCGACGGCGGATCATCAACGTCGTACCAGCCCGGCAGTTCGGTCAGGTCGAGCCCCGCCGCCTGCGCCCGCTGCCGGGTCAGCGCCGCCACCTGGCCCGTGCTCCAGGGCATGCCGGAAAACAGCGCCGGGTGCGGCCGGTCGAGCGCCAGCACGCCGTAGCCGCCATCGCGCATCGGCGCCATGGCGATTCGGCCGGGGACATCGAGGGTGCGCACCGCCTGCTCGATGATGGCGTCCGGCAGCGTCGGCGCATCGGTGCCGAGCAGCACCACGCCGCGGTGGCCATGGGCGCACAGCGCCGCCACCACGCCGGCCATGCGGGCGCCGAGATCGCCTTCCCCCTGCGGGATCAGGGGCAGCGGCAGCGGGAGAGCGGCGGCCATCGCCGCAGCCTCGCCGGCCGGCGCATGGGCGACATACGCCACCGCGCCGAGGCGGTGGGCCAGATCCGCCAGCCGGCCGGCGACATCGGCCAGGAACGCCGCCGCGAGCGCCGCCGCATCGGCCGGCGTCAGCGGCGGGCAGAGCCGGGTCTTCACCCGCCCCGGCGCCGGCACCTTGGCCATGATGGCGATGGCGACCGGGCCGGAGGCCGGCACGTCAGCCCCGGGCCGGGTCGGCCGCGGCCTGCTTGAGGTCGAACGACGGGTCGGCGATCTCGGCGGCGCTGAGGCGCGTGCCGGCGGTGACCAGCCGGCGGCCGATCATGTGGTCGGCCGGCTTGTTGAGGGTGTCGACGGCGATCACCCGGCCGCCCCGGAGCAGGAACACCGAGAAGGCGAGGCTGTCGGGATCGCCGCGCACCACCGCCTCCTCGACATCGAAGGCGAGACCCGTCGTCTGCAGCTTCATGTCGAACTGGTCGCTCCAGAACCACGGCACGGCGTCATAGGGCTTGGGCTTGCCGAGGATGGTCGCTGCCACCGCCTTGCCCTGGTCGATGGCGTTCTGCACCGATTCGACCAGCACCGGCTTCGGCGCAAAGCGGGTGGGGAAGCGCGCCACGTCGCCGATGGCGAACACATCGGGCGCCGAGGTGCGCAGAAGCTCGTCGACGACGATGCCGTTGTCGGTGGCGATGCCCGCCGCCTGGGCGATGCCGGCCGCCGGCACCACGCCGATGCCCACCACCACCAGATCGGCCGGCAACTTGGTACCGTCCGACAGCACGACGGCCGAGACCGCCCCCTCGCCCTCGATGCGGGACACGCCGGCACCGGTCCTGATCTCGACGCCCTTCTCGCCGTGGCGGCGCACGATGGCCGACGCCATCACCGGCGCGGTGGAGCGCGCCAGCACCCGCGGCAGCGCCTCGACCACCACCGCCTTCGAGCCGAGCTTGGTGGCAGAGGCCGCCACCTCCAGCCCGATGAAGCCGCCGCCGATCACCACCACCTGCCGCGGCCGGGCCAGCGCCTCCTTGAGCTTCAGCGCATCGTCGAGCCCGCGCAGGTAGAGCACGCCCTCCAGCTCGGCGCCCGGCACCGGCAGCTTGCGCACATCGGCGCCGGTGGCGATGATCAGGTGGTCGTAGGGGATGGTGTCGGGGCCAGCGGTGACCGTTTTGGCGCCGGGGTCGATGGCCTCGACCCGGCGGCCGGTGACGAGGTCGAGCCGGTTGTCGGCGAAGAAGGCAGGGGCGCGCAGCGGCACGGTGTCGACGCCGGCCTCGCCCGACAGGACCGCCTTCGACAGCGGCGGCCGCTGATAGGGCGAATAGGGCTCGGCGCCGATGATGC from Blastochloris tepida includes:
- a CDS encoding branched-chain amino acid ABC transporter permease, whose translation is MLVRAEETTGTPAGAPAAARRQGGGATFLWLLAAMVAVGVVAPFFAYPVFLMKVLCFALFACAFNLLIGYVGLLSFGHAMFFGGAAYVCGYGIKTLGLTPELGILAGMAFAGLLGTAVGWLAIRRQGIYFAMVTLALAQMFFFFCLQTPFTGGEDGIQAIPRRPLFGVIPTTDDTVLYFIVLALFLAAFLLIYRIVHSPFGQVLKAIRENEPRAISLGYRVERYKLLAFVLSATLAGMAGAMKTVVFQLASLTDVAWQMSGEVVLMTLVGGMGTVFGPVVGAGIIVAMQNYLSGIGEWVLVTQGVVFVAAVLLFRRGVVGEIAALVKRLRARGEG
- a CDS encoding branched-chain amino acid ABC transporter permease, which codes for MFELIGVPPAVLFGQLLLGLINGAFYAILSLGLAVIFGLLNVINFAHGAQYMMGAFAAWMLLTFAGIPYWAALVVAPVLVGATGIVVERLLLSRIYHLDHLYGLLLTFGLALILEGVFRSQFGSGGQPYPNPLPGGQNLGFMFLPNYRAWVVVLSLVVCLGTWFMIERTKLGSYLRAATERPDLVQAFGVNVPRMITLTYGFGVGLAALAGVLAAPIYQVSPLMGSNLIIVVFAVVVIGGMGSILGSIVTGFGLGLIEGLTKVFYPEASNTVVFVIMAIVLLIKPAGLFGTAK
- a CDS encoding ABC transporter substrate-binding protein, with translation MRIRTILLAAAATLAATTANAQNSDGVVRIGVLNDQSALYADMSGQGSVWAARKAVEDFGAAAKGMKVEIVFADHQNKADVGSNIARQWYDQNGVDMIVDVPNSSVALSVNQITREKNKVFLNSGAASSDLTGKACSPNTIHWTYDTWALANGTGKAVVQTGGDTWFFVTADYAFGHALERDTEAVVLANGGKVLGKVRHPLQTQDFSSFLLQAQGSGAKIIGLANAGGDTINSVKQAAEFGITQGGQNLAALLVFLTDVHSLGLKTAQGLVFTAAWYWDLTDDDRAFAKAFAADNKGMHPTMVQAGVYSAVMHYLKAVEALGSDADGAAVVAKMKEMPTDDKLFGKGQVRADGRKIHDIYLFEVKTPAESKAPWDYYKLRATIPAADAFRPLDQGDCPLVKRS
- a CDS encoding ABC transporter ATP-binding protein, which gives rise to MQTGTLDAGVAGSVAAAHRPLLEVSDLHAYYGESHVLHGMTFTVPEGEVVTLLGRNGAGKTTTMRAIMGMLKSRKGSIRFDGVETVGLPSNKVARLGIALCPEERGIFAGLNVQENLLLPPVVKPGGLSDAEVYELFPRLLERRYSQGTKLSGGEQQMLAIARILRTGAKLLLLDEPTEGLAPVIVQQIGELVRTLKHKGFTIVLVEQNFHFASTVADRHYVVEHGRVIDMFRNDDIEANRDKLASYLGV
- a CDS encoding ABC transporter ATP-binding protein yields the protein MSDFIVETDGLTKVFKGFTAVDSVSLRIRRGSVHALIGPNGAGKTTCFNLLTKFLEPSRGAIFYNGRDITHTRPADVARLGMVRSFQISATFGHMTALENVRVALQRPLGTSFHFWRSDASLSRLDGRAMELLDDVGLAEFADVPAADLSYGRKRALEIATTLALDPEMLLLDEPTSGMGHEDVGRIAELIQRVARQSGKNRTVLMVEHNLSVVAGLSDTITVLARGQVLAEGPYSEVSSNPEVVEAYMGTGHA
- a CDS encoding bifunctional enoyl-CoA hydratase/phosphate acetyltransferase; this translates as MPFIENKTYDEIAIGDSAQLVRRLTLRDIEMFAVLSGDVNPAHLDLEYAKHTVFGDLIGHGMWGAALISTVLGTQLPGPGTIYRSQTLSFSRPVKIGDRLTVKVVVARKDPEKKRIGLDCTAVNESGETVISGTAEVVAPTVKVKRPPAELPTVRLEHRRPRLQRLLDLAADPAPVRAAVVNPIDADALDLALRAAEAGLLKPVLVGRAAVIRRVAADAGLDIAPFDLVQADDEPAAIDAAFALARAGKVEAIVNGSVPEDELIAAAAGTFAGHGALSQVMVMDVPTYPRPLLITDTGVHVAPTLTVKRDIVQNAIDLALAIGIACPRVALLSAGEMVTPRVPSTLDAAQLCKMAERCQIVGGQLDGPLSFETAVNEAAARAKGLTSPVAGNADILVVPNLEAGDMLAMELRHLADAQAAGILLGARVPIVPAGSAETVPSRLVSCALALLVVQARARAG
- a CDS encoding alpha,alpha-trehalose-phosphate synthase (UDP-forming) yields the protein MTISNNVWNASKSSVQLALTSLWRALSFLRDRVLARVPRPAVFIALGTIAGAGVLFTVSSLVGVAVETWSRGDVQLRARIVLLSAKDQIEELARDPSPEAAAELQALFARLITDERLQAVGICEPDGRMRAPTSTMPSRLLCASIRRGKAETTMPIRLDSQDLLVSAFPLAEGALGHVVIVHDLTYAKARSDKARIYILAATVIAALLVSGAVGLAMLVLVRNWRTALRATLEDLRAGRVDAPHTEAALPAELREALDQYDLVRRTIDGVHIDWTPETLQRALGSELPGAEVLVVSNREPYIHNHIEGGGISVQIPASGLVSAIEPVIRACGGTWIAHGSGSADRDTVDAADRIAVPPDAPSYALRRLWLTEEQQDGYYYGFSNEGMWPLCHIAFVRPTFRESDWRYYREVNEMFAEAVVREAKTPDPIVLVQDYHFALLPRMVRNRLPKATIVTFWHIPWPNAETFGICPWKEEIIDGLLGSSILGFHTDFHCNNFFETVDRFVESRIDRERRSITLGGHETLVRPYPISIEWPPSALAGQKPAAACGVAVRSRFGLGEGVRIGVGIERFDYTKGIVDRLHAVDALLQNHPEWLGRFTFIQAAAPTRSKIASYRALQDEAVALADEINARHGTPDWRPVVLSIRHHQPSEVFELFRAADFCVVSSLHDGMNLVAKEFVAARDDERGVLVLSTFAGASRELVEGLIVNPYYAYDMADAMNRALTMPVAEQEARMRQMRALVRTRNVYRWAGQMLLDAAQLRRREAIETLAAGNIAALPRLLSRRMG
- a CDS encoding TIGR04282 family arsenosugar biosynthesis glycosyltransferase, yielding MPASGPVAIAIMAKVPAPGRVKTRLCPPLTPADAAALAAAFLADVAGRLADLAHRLGAVAYVAHAPAGEAAAMAAALPLPLPLIPQGEGDLGARMAGVVAALCAHGHRGVVLLGTDAPTLPDAIIEQAVRTLDVPGRIAMAPMRDGGYGVLALDRPHPALFSGMPWSTGQVAALTRQRAQAAGLDLTELPGWYDVDDPPSLALLAAELAGRPPEVAHALPGGRAPRTAALLAALRVRGHSLG
- a CDS encoding NAD(P)/FAD-dependent oxidoreductase, with the protein product MGAGVVIVGGGQAGLQLATSLRQGGYGEAIRIIGAEPYSPYQRPPLSKAVLSGEAGVDTVPLRAPAFFADNRLDLVTGRRVEAIDPGAKTVTAGPDTIPYDHLIIATGADVRKLPVPGAELEGVLYLRGLDDALKLKEALARPRQVVVIGGGFIGLEVAASATKLGSKAVVVEALPRVLARSTAPVMASAIVRRHGEKGVEIRTGAGVSRIEGEGAVSAVVLSDGTKLPADLVVVGIGVVPAAGIAQAAGIATDNGIVVDELLRTSAPDVFAIGDVARFPTRFAPKPVLVESVQNAIDQGKAVAATILGKPKPYDAVPWFWSDQFDMKLQTTGLAFDVEEAVVRGDPDSLAFSVFLLRGGRVIAVDTLNKPADHMIGRRLVTAGTRLSAAEIADPSFDLKQAAADPARG